A DNA window from Balneolaceae bacterium contains the following coding sequences:
- a CDS encoding alpha/beta fold hydrolase: MAHHVISRRTGSIPADDGSSITWDLYLPGDRSGRALPVIIFLHGFKGFKDWGPFPDACEAISEAGFAVMAVNFSHNGIGEDPRVFDRLDLFRRETLSRDLDEVDLVIRALKEGDVDAGGRRLNTDAIGLLGHSRGGHTAVAAAAEYEEVACLVTWSAVADYNQRWSEEMIADWEDKGVTEIRNGRTGQMMPVDRVVWDDARENAGRLMAAERVKELHIPVLFVHARGDESVPPADAELLHRNCPSADKKLMLVPGTGHTFGGSHPFGEESFPEPFEKMLGRTAGWFEDHLL, translated from the coding sequence ATGGCCCACCATGTTATCAGCAGGCGTACGGGCAGTATTCCCGCCGATGACGGATCCTCCATTACCTGGGACCTCTACCTGCCCGGCGACCGCAGCGGAAGGGCGCTTCCCGTGATTATTTTCCTGCACGGCTTTAAGGGTTTCAAGGATTGGGGTCCATTTCCTGATGCCTGCGAGGCTATCAGCGAGGCGGGTTTTGCTGTGATGGCCGTCAATTTTTCCCACAACGGCATCGGGGAGGATCCCAGGGTCTTCGACCGGCTGGATCTCTTCCGTCGGGAAACCCTCAGCCGCGACCTCGACGAGGTGGACCTGGTGATCCGGGCTCTGAAGGAGGGCGATGTCGACGCCGGCGGGAGGCGGTTGAATACCGACGCCATAGGACTTCTGGGGCACTCCCGCGGGGGGCATACCGCCGTGGCGGCGGCCGCTGAATACGAAGAGGTGGCTTGTCTGGTCACCTGGTCAGCCGTGGCGGACTACAACCAGCGCTGGTCCGAGGAGATGATCGCCGACTGGGAGGATAAGGGCGTGACGGAAATCAGGAACGGACGTACCGGGCAGATGATGCCGGTGGACCGTGTGGTGTGGGACGACGCCCGCGAAAACGCCGGCCGTCTCATGGCCGCCGAACGTGTAAAGGAACTGCATATTCCTGTGCTGTTCGTACATGCGCGGGGGGACGAGTCGGTGCCCCCCGCCGACGCCGAACTGCTGCACCGGAACTGTCCCTCGGCCGACAAGAAGCTCATGCTGGTTCCCGGCACCGGCCATACCTTCGGCGGCTCCCATCCTTTCGGGGAGGAGTCCTTCCCGGAGCCTTTCGAGAAGATGCTTGGCCGAACCGCCGGCTGGTTCGAAGACCACCTGCTTTGA
- a CDS encoding DNA-3-methyladenine glycosylase codes for MKLERAFYLRDDVVQISREMLGKVLYTRFDGELTSGIITETEAYRGHDDKACHANDGRRTDRTEVMYRRGGTAYVYLCYGIHHLFNVVTNREETADAVLVRAVRPLEGKERMLRRREREEVEPALTAGPGRLTQALGISVDHYGTDLLGDTIWIEDRGLNTGSAGVASGPRVGVDYAGEHAKRPWRFWLEGNRWVSRG; via the coding sequence ATGAAGCTGGAACGTGCATTTTATCTGCGTGATGATGTGGTGCAGATCAGCCGGGAGATGCTCGGCAAGGTGCTCTACACGCGTTTCGATGGGGAGCTCACCTCGGGCATAATTACCGAAACGGAGGCCTACCGCGGACACGACGACAAAGCCTGCCACGCCAACGACGGGCGCCGCACCGATCGCACCGAGGTGATGTACCGCCGCGGCGGCACCGCCTATGTCTACCTCTGCTATGGCATCCACCACCTGTTCAATGTGGTCACCAACCGGGAGGAGACGGCCGACGCCGTGCTGGTGCGCGCCGTTCGTCCCCTGGAAGGGAAAGAACGGATGCTCCGGAGGAGGGAGCGGGAAGAGGTGGAGCCGGCCCTCACGGCCGGACCCGGACGACTCACCCAGGCCCTGGGCATCTCGGTCGACCATTACGGGACCGACCTGCTTGGCGATACCATCTGGATCGAGGACCGCGGGCTGAATACTGGCTCCGCGGGCGTTGCATCAGGCCCCCGCGTGGGCGTGGACTACGCGGGGGAGCACGCCAAACGACCCTGGCGCTTCTGGCTGGAGGGAAACCGGTGGGTGAGCCGGGGCTGA
- the scpB gene encoding SMC-Scp complex subunit ScpB, with product MNDYQFIDGTRLSSVIEAIIFASEEPVSADKIVDIIARGEEELELEADAIHTFVDKLNRRYDENGLAFEIRNLGGGYTFATRKRFEPWLSIFQHEDAYRKLSQAAIETLAIVAYKQPITKPEVDDIRGVDSGYILRQLLEKVLIEVAGRMDAPGKPLIYRTSRHFLKHFGINSLDELPKPREIEEILQDDDMSEHRQFLFDRQLELERLQAEVDEDEADIVDPSLVNAVEKLAGPASEEDGGEKSEGEEKEAAGRDDEETAPEEASGDTSQEESEKTEQT from the coding sequence ATGAACGATTACCAGTTTATTGACGGCACGCGACTCTCTTCGGTAATCGAGGCGATCATCTTCGCCAGTGAGGAGCCGGTCTCCGCCGACAAGATCGTGGACATCATCGCCAGGGGTGAGGAGGAGCTGGAGCTGGAGGCCGACGCCATCCATACTTTTGTGGACAAGCTGAACCGGCGCTACGATGAAAACGGGCTGGCCTTCGAAATACGCAATCTGGGCGGGGGCTACACCTTCGCCACCCGCAAGCGCTTCGAGCCCTGGCTGAGCATCTTTCAGCACGAGGACGCCTACCGCAAGCTCTCCCAGGCGGCCATCGAGACGCTCGCCATCGTGGCCTACAAGCAGCCCATCACCAAGCCGGAAGTGGACGACATCCGGGGGGTCGATTCCGGCTACATCCTGCGGCAGCTGCTGGAGAAGGTGCTCATCGAGGTGGCGGGACGCATGGACGCTCCGGGAAAACCGCTCATCTACCGCACCTCGCGCCATTTTCTGAAGCATTTCGGCATCAACTCCCTGGACGAGCTGCCGAAGCCACGGGAGATCGAGGAGATCCTGCAGGACGACGACATGTCCGAGCACCGCCAGTTCCTCTTTGACCGGCAGCTGGAGCTGGAACGCCTCCAGGCAGAGGTGGACGAGGATGAGGCCGACATCGTAGATCCCAGCCTGGTGAATGCCGTGGAAAAGCTGGCGGGACCGGCTTCGGAAGAGGACGGTGGGGAGAAAAGTGAGGGGGAAGAGAAAGAGGCCGCCGGCAGGGACGACGAAGAGACGGCGCCGGAGGAGGCGTCCGGAGACACATCGCAAGAGGAATCCGAAAAAACCGAACAGACGTGA
- a CDS encoding M14 family metallopeptidase: MSITVLAAVIGMAAGCSAPEPPELVPEATDFTETSRYDDVMEVVDYARQHADNMHYEVFAQSEQGRDLPLLVFSDRVVSSPQQARDLSRPVVFIVANIHSGEVEGKEALLRLILELTAGEHTEWLGKVTLALAPIYNADGNEMIDREHRTNQWGPSGGVGTRPNAEGLNLNRDFTKLDTSEGQGLVQNVLATWDPMLFMDLHTTNGSPHGYHLTYAEPLNPNTDPMIREFMRGRMLPEIRSDMQEKGWQVFDYGNFYRGPEQGWFTYSHMPRYSSNYHGLRNRLGLLSETYAYVDYESRIDVVEDFVKETVAFMSENAVEIQAMKQVLDANYTEHADSLEAGISFDYTQVPAEFPVLIADLDTMRHDDLERNTYMRMGIADTVSSLLYNEFRATESRSIPFAYALDNRSGDYDHVVENLRMHGITTVSTSNGDPVPVRRFAAETFQQEEDAYEGHRLVTVEGAFRDEEVALDDWVIIPTNNSNRQLIFYLLEPESDDGYVKWGLFNQALESGDSFPVVKVPSAGALNLE; the protein is encoded by the coding sequence ATGAGCATTACGGTATTGGCGGCGGTCATCGGCATGGCGGCGGGGTGTTCGGCTCCCGAGCCCCCGGAGCTGGTGCCCGAGGCAACTGATTTTACGGAGACCTCCCGGTACGATGATGTGATGGAGGTGGTGGACTACGCCCGGCAGCATGCCGACAATATGCACTATGAAGTCTTCGCGCAGTCCGAGCAGGGCAGGGATCTCCCCCTGCTGGTCTTCTCTGACCGTGTGGTCAGCAGCCCGCAGCAGGCGCGCGACCTTAGTCGACCGGTGGTGTTTATCGTGGCCAATATCCACTCCGGTGAGGTGGAGGGCAAGGAGGCCCTGCTGCGCCTCATCCTGGAGCTCACCGCCGGTGAGCACACCGAGTGGCTGGGCAAGGTCACCCTGGCCCTGGCGCCCATCTACAACGCCGACGGCAATGAGATGATCGACCGGGAGCACCGCACCAACCAGTGGGGACCCTCAGGCGGGGTGGGTACGCGGCCCAATGCCGAGGGACTCAATCTGAACCGCGATTTTACCAAGCTTGACACCAGCGAGGGACAGGGACTGGTACAAAACGTGCTGGCTACGTGGGATCCCATGCTCTTTATGGACCTGCACACCACCAACGGCTCCCCGCACGGCTACCACCTGACCTACGCCGAGCCCCTTAATCCCAACACCGATCCCATGATCCGCGAGTTCATGCGCGGGCGAATGCTGCCGGAGATCCGCAGCGACATGCAGGAGAAGGGCTGGCAGGTGTTCGACTACGGCAATTTCTACCGTGGACCCGAGCAGGGCTGGTTCACCTACAGCCATATGCCGCGCTACTCCTCCAACTATCACGGCCTCCGCAACCGTCTGGGACTGCTCAGCGAGACCTACGCCTACGTGGACTACGAATCGCGCATCGACGTGGTAGAGGATTTCGTGAAGGAGACCGTCGCCTTCATGTCCGAGAACGCCGTCGAGATACAGGCCATGAAACAGGTACTCGACGCCAACTACACCGAACACGCCGACAGCCTGGAGGCGGGCATCTCCTTTGACTATACGCAGGTTCCTGCCGAGTTTCCCGTGCTGATTGCCGACCTGGACACCATGCGCCATGATGACCTGGAGCGCAACACCTATATGCGCATGGGCATCGCCGATACGGTCAGCTCCCTGCTCTACAACGAGTTCCGCGCCACCGAGAGCCGCTCCATACCCTTCGCCTACGCCCTGGACAACCGCTCGGGCGACTACGATCACGTCGTGGAAAACCTTCGTATGCACGGCATCACCACCGTGTCAACCTCCAACGGAGACCCGGTGCCGGTACGCCGCTTTGCGGCCGAGACCTTCCAGCAGGAGGAGGACGCCTACGAGGGGCACCGCCTGGTGACCGTGGAGGGCGCATTCCGGGACGAAGAGGTGGCGCTGGACGACTGGGTGATCATTCCCACCAACAACTCCAACCGCCAGCTCATCTTCTACCTGCTGGAGCCCGAATCGGACGACGGCTATGTCAAGTGGGGACTCTTCAATCAGGCCCTCGAATCCGGCGATTCCTTTCCGGTGGTCAAGGTGCCTTCCGCCGGCGCCCTCAACCTGGAGTAG
- a CDS encoding DUF4168 domain-containing protein — MKVSTKFFSLVLVFALTAGTVFAQGQQQMQPPQPDPIPADSVTDADVQQFVEIVQGFQPIISEVNQKQMQIVEEADSITVQKFQQIMQAQQTGQQQNMQLSDSEKRALQRLQPKFQQLRMQVQKQQMQIITESEMSMQRFQRMDATIRSNPDIQQRVQAEMSDTTGTGGNGGGNGGNR, encoded by the coding sequence ATGAAAGTTTCAACGAAATTTTTCTCCCTCGTGCTGGTATTTGCCCTGACGGCAGGCACTGTTTTTGCTCAGGGCCAGCAGCAGATGCAGCCGCCGCAACCCGATCCCATCCCTGCTGACAGCGTCACCGATGCCGACGTCCAGCAGTTTGTAGAGATTGTCCAGGGCTTCCAGCCTATCATCTCAGAGGTGAACCAGAAGCAGATGCAGATCGTTGAGGAGGCTGACAGCATCACGGTACAGAAATTCCAGCAGATCATGCAGGCCCAGCAGACCGGCCAGCAGCAAAACATGCAGCTGTCCGATTCGGAGAAGCGCGCCCTTCAGCGCCTGCAGCCGAAATTCCAACAGCTGCGCATGCAGGTGCAGAAGCAGCAGATGCAGATCATTACGGAAAGCGAGATGAGCATGCAGCGATTTCAGCGCATGGATGCTACTATTCGTTCAAACCCGGACATCCAGCAGCGCGTGCAGGCTGAGATGTCAGACACCACCGGTACCGGCGGCAATGGAGGCGGTAACGGCGGAAATCGGTAA
- a CDS encoding DoxX family protein, with protein sequence MLKGGRRRGVYRDIGLLIIRAGLGVVFVLHGYPKVFGGPEKWEEVGATMQYLGIEFAPMFFGFMAGAIELFGGLFLAFGLFFTPTLALMILVMAVAAAEQVATGGGLTGIAHPIELALVFLGLLFIGPGRYSLEWRINRRRRY encoded by the coding sequence ATGCTGAAAGGAGGAAGACGAAGAGGAGTATACCGCGACATCGGACTGCTGATTATCCGCGCTGGTCTGGGCGTGGTCTTCGTTCTTCACGGCTATCCCAAGGTGTTCGGGGGACCCGAAAAGTGGGAGGAGGTCGGCGCCACCATGCAGTACCTGGGCATCGAATTCGCTCCCATGTTCTTCGGTTTTATGGCCGGCGCCATCGAACTGTTTGGAGGACTCTTCCTGGCTTTCGGCCTCTTTTTCACCCCCACCCTGGCACTGATGATCCTGGTGATGGCCGTGGCTGCGGCCGAGCAGGTGGCCACAGGCGGGGGACTCACCGGCATTGCCCATCCCATTGAACTGGCCCTGGTCTTCCTGGGACTGCTGTTTATCGGACCGGGACGCTACAGCCTGGAGTGGCGCATCAACCGCAGGAGGCGGTACTGA
- a CDS encoding isocitrate/isopropylmalate dehydrogenase family protein, translating into MQDVVLIPGDGIGPEITDAVLSILEEAGVEINWIRHTAGLKAYEEMGTPLPEETLEAIAEHRLALKGPLTTPVGAGFRSVNVALRKKFDLYSNIRPAKTLPHIPSRYEDVDLVIFRENTEGLYIGKEQWVRENGHAESIAVVTREASEKIIRAAFEYAVDNNRDKVTLVHKANILKYTCGLFLEVGNDIASDYPSVEYEDLIVDNMAMQMVLRPETFDVIVTTNLFGDILSDLSSGLVGGLGLTGSANIGDDAAMFEAVHGSAPDIAGQNKANPIAFLLSALMMLDYIGEEEKAHVIREAVYQTLADSSVCTADIGGSGSTSVFAEAVCGQLSKLQSA; encoded by the coding sequence ATGCAAGACGTCGTACTCATTCCCGGCGACGGAATCGGACCCGAAATCACCGATGCCGTCCTCTCCATTCTTGAGGAAGCCGGGGTAGAGATCAACTGGATCCGCCATACCGCCGGACTAAAGGCCTACGAGGAAATGGGCACTCCCCTCCCCGAAGAGACGCTGGAGGCCATCGCCGAACACCGCCTCGCCCTGAAGGGTCCTCTGACCACGCCCGTGGGCGCCGGATTCCGCTCGGTGAATGTCGCCCTTCGCAAGAAATTCGACCTCTACAGCAACATACGCCCGGCCAAGACCCTTCCGCATATTCCCTCACGCTACGAGGATGTGGATCTGGTGATTTTCCGCGAGAATACCGAGGGGCTCTACATCGGCAAGGAGCAGTGGGTGCGCGAGAACGGCCATGCCGAAAGCATTGCGGTGGTGACCCGCGAGGCCAGCGAGAAGATCATCCGCGCCGCCTTCGAATACGCCGTGGACAACAACCGCGACAAGGTGACCCTCGTCCACAAGGCCAACATCCTCAAATATACCTGCGGGCTCTTCCTGGAAGTAGGCAACGACATCGCCTCCGACTACCCTTCTGTGGAATACGAAGACCTGATCGTCGACAACATGGCCATGCAGATGGTGCTGCGTCCCGAAACCTTCGATGTCATTGTGACCACCAACCTCTTCGGAGACATCCTCTCCGACCTCTCCTCCGGACTGGTAGGCGGACTGGGCCTGACGGGCTCGGCCAATATAGGCGACGACGCCGCCATGTTCGAGGCCGTACACGGATCGGCCCCCGACATTGCCGGGCAGAATAAGGCCAATCCCATCGCCTTCCTGCTCTCCGCACTGATGATGCTTGATTATATAGGCGAGGAGGAGAAGGCGCATGTTATTCGGGAAGCCGTCTACCAAACGCTGGCTGACTCGTCGGTCTGCACGGCGGACATCGGTGGCAGCGGCTCCACTTCGGTTTTTGCCGAGGCGGTGTGCGGGCAGCTCAGCAAGCTGCAGTCTGCCTGA
- a CDS encoding pseudouridine synthase produces the protein MSKDQRKERPQGRKSRSGGGDRPGRKNKRPSGQRRGGPKGKGKKPPEADQDYGKDEEIRLNKFIAHSGFCSRRDADDYIAAGKVTVNGETVTELGSKVRRSDRVMVEDQTMSLEPFVYILLNKPKDTITTTDDPRGRDTVMDRIEDATGQRVYPVGRLDRHTMGLLILTNDGDLAHRLMHPSYRVRKTYEVESRPRLTEAQLRELAAGIELEDGPVKPHRITGTPDGFLLSLFEGRNRLVRRIVEHFGSEVSRLKRIEYAGLTLEDVKMGRWRYLRREEVNALRKLVKLDTLNFNRSDS, from the coding sequence GTGAGCAAGGACCAGCGAAAAGAGCGCCCGCAAGGCAGGAAATCGAGGTCCGGGGGAGGGGACAGGCCCGGCAGGAAGAACAAACGTCCCTCCGGACAAAGGCGCGGCGGTCCCAAAGGCAAGGGCAAGAAGCCACCCGAAGCCGATCAGGACTACGGGAAGGACGAGGAAATACGCCTCAACAAGTTCATCGCCCATTCGGGATTCTGCTCCCGCCGCGATGCCGATGACTACATCGCCGCGGGCAAGGTGACCGTCAACGGGGAGACGGTCACGGAGCTGGGCTCCAAGGTGCGTCGCAGCGACCGGGTGATGGTGGAGGATCAGACCATGAGCCTGGAACCCTTCGTCTACATCCTTCTGAACAAGCCCAAAGACACTATTACCACTACGGACGACCCGCGGGGACGCGATACGGTCATGGACCGCATCGAGGACGCCACGGGCCAGCGCGTCTATCCCGTCGGGCGACTGGACCGTCACACCATGGGCCTGCTCATTCTCACCAACGACGGAGACCTGGCCCACCGCCTGATGCACCCCAGCTATCGCGTGCGCAAGACCTACGAGGTGGAGTCCAGGCCCAGGCTCACCGAAGCGCAGCTCCGCGAACTCGCCGCCGGCATCGAACTGGAGGACGGCCCGGTCAAACCCCACCGCATCACCGGCACTCCTGACGGTTTTCTGCTGTCGCTTTTCGAGGGACGTAACCGGCTGGTGCGGCGTATCGTGGAACATTTTGGCAGCGAGGTATCCCGCCTCAAACGCATCGAGTACGCCGGGCTTACCCTGGAGGATGTGAAGATGGGACGCTGGCGCTATCTGCGCCGCGAGGAGGTGAACGCCCTCCGCAAGCTGGTCAAGCTGGACACCCTCAATTTTAACCGCAGCGATTCCTGA
- a CDS encoding succinylglutamate desuccinylase/aspartoacylase family protein yields the protein MKHTLAEHIEEAEADRVVGHAEGPVPGPRFLILGGMHGNEPAGVEALQQVFGMMERHGAVVRGTVLGLRANLPALREGVRYIDEDMNRIWFPRILEQVRGTPAGELDSSERRQIKKLLPLIGESALPYGDHGGSPDNILVDLHSFSAEGHIFAITAPRQNHVDFLSHLHVPMVFGIEESLRGAALRYFQDRGYLTYAFEGGQHRNDLTVDNTVAALLLALSKAGIIDSGRLPDFEEYHHHLRRQTRVLPVKSDLVYQHIIQPGDRFRMRPDYRNFQPVKEGEWLASDREGRIVARCDGYLLMPLYQNQGNDGFFIVRART from the coding sequence ATGAAGCATACCCTTGCCGAGCACATAGAAGAGGCCGAAGCGGACCGCGTGGTCGGTCATGCCGAGGGTCCCGTTCCCGGACCGCGCTTCCTGATCCTCGGCGGGATGCACGGCAACGAGCCGGCCGGCGTCGAGGCCCTGCAGCAGGTCTTCGGCATGATGGAGCGGCATGGGGCCGTGGTGCGGGGCACCGTACTGGGACTGCGCGCCAATCTCCCGGCCCTGCGGGAGGGCGTGCGCTACATTGACGAGGACATGAACCGGATCTGGTTTCCACGTATCCTGGAGCAGGTGCGCGGCACGCCGGCAGGGGAGCTGGACAGCAGCGAGCGCCGGCAGATCAAGAAGCTGCTGCCGCTGATCGGGGAGTCGGCCCTGCCCTACGGCGACCACGGCGGTTCGCCCGACAACATCCTGGTCGACCTGCACTCCTTCTCGGCTGAGGGACACATCTTCGCCATCACCGCTCCGCGTCAAAACCATGTGGATTTCCTGAGTCACCTGCACGTGCCCATGGTCTTCGGCATCGAAGAGAGCCTTCGTGGCGCCGCCCTGCGCTACTTCCAGGACCGCGGCTATCTTACCTACGCCTTCGAGGGAGGACAGCACCGCAACGACCTGACGGTGGACAATACGGTGGCCGCCCTGCTGCTGGCCCTGTCGAAGGCCGGGATCATCGACAGCGGGCGCCTGCCCGATTTCGAGGAGTACCATCACCACCTGCGGCGGCAGACCCGCGTGCTGCCCGTCAAGTCGGACCTGGTTTACCAGCACATCATCCAGCCCGGTGACCGCTTCCGAATGCGTCCGGACTACCGCAATTTTCAGCCCGTCAAGGAGGGAGAGTGGCTGGCCTCGGACCGCGAGGGGCGCATCGTGGCACGGTGCGACGGTTACCTGCTTATGCCCCTCTACCAGAACCAGGGAAACGACGGCTTCTTCATCGTGCGCGCCCGTACCTGA
- a CDS encoding tetratricopeptide repeat protein, whose translation MKRFLPASCRDKVFLPLLLLLLFAPPVLPSAGAQVPELVMDHEFRPDARAAIDSIYNFRFDAAREVLRPWRNRHPQHPLWELIDGIELWWQVLADLHDRSRDEELMERMARVDYAASRLLDRQAGHADALIIKAISNGYIARQRSNRGNWISSLNVARKALSAYDLLQQQNTGLADLKLAEGLMIYYSSWVPDTYPVVRPVAWFLPDGDKQKGLELLRQAADSAVFASAEATYFLGNITYHHQRDYREAAHHFESLYRDYPRNSYYVRTYVRALFESERYEEAQSVIRASLERWEARSLSFGRVLREELLGYRGRIHMERGNHDLAEEALRASFRLGEELPGTDERPSHVISGYYLGRVLHELDRNEEALEVLEHVRRHDAESGYRDRAGALIRRIGS comes from the coding sequence TTGAAGCGTTTCCTGCCCGCCTCTTGCCGCGACAAGGTTTTTCTACCCCTGCTGCTCCTGCTGCTTTTTGCCCCGCCCGTCCTGCCTTCGGCCGGTGCGCAGGTGCCGGAACTGGTCATGGATCACGAATTCCGGCCCGATGCGAGGGCCGCCATTGACTCCATCTACAATTTTCGCTTTGACGCGGCCCGGGAGGTGCTTCGTCCCTGGCGCAACCGCCACCCGCAACACCCGCTCTGGGAACTGATCGACGGTATTGAACTCTGGTGGCAGGTGCTGGCCGACCTGCACGACCGGTCCAGGGACGAGGAGTTGATGGAGCGCATGGCACGGGTCGACTACGCCGCATCCCGGCTATTGGACCGGCAGGCAGGTCACGCAGACGCCCTGATTATCAAGGCTATCAGCAACGGGTACATCGCGCGGCAGCGGTCGAATCGCGGCAACTGGATATCCAGCCTGAACGTTGCGCGGAAGGCACTCAGCGCCTACGATCTGCTGCAGCAGCAGAACACCGGGCTGGCCGACCTGAAACTTGCCGAGGGACTCATGATCTACTATTCGTCCTGGGTGCCGGATACCTATCCGGTCGTGCGTCCCGTCGCCTGGTTCCTGCCGGACGGGGACAAGCAGAAAGGCCTTGAACTGCTGCGGCAGGCAGCCGACAGCGCTGTGTTCGCCTCTGCCGAGGCCACCTATTTCCTGGGCAACATCACCTACCATCACCAGAGAGACTACCGGGAGGCCGCGCACCATTTCGAAAGCCTCTACCGGGACTATCCCCGCAATTCCTACTATGTGCGCACCTATGTAAGGGCGCTTTTCGAATCGGAGCGCTACGAGGAGGCCCAGTCGGTTATTCGTGCGTCCCTTGAACGATGGGAGGCGCGTAGCCTGTCGTTCGGCAGGGTTCTGCGGGAAGAACTGCTAGGCTACCGGGGACGCATCCATATGGAGCGTGGAAACCATGATCTGGCCGAAGAGGCGCTGCGAGCCTCCTTTCGGCTGGGCGAGGAGCTGCCCGGCACCGACGAACGTCCCAGTCATGTGATTTCGGGGTACTACCTGGGACGCGTGCTGCATGAGCTGGATCGAAACGAAGAGGCGCTGGAGGTTCTGGAGCACGTGCGCCGGCACGATGCGGAATCCGGATACCGGGACCGTGCAGGTGCGCTGATCCGCCGTATAGGTTCCTGA
- a CDS encoding YihY/virulence factor BrkB family protein — translation MQKYKNFWRRIVDLLKNKDVFFNASAITFNLFICAVPFVLLMISLIGYVLSYEDAFNEILRYGRELFPAFSHETQSGDVFEGAVTLENLLNPLVGARQVFGISGAVILVFFSQGLFYTIKHVIFDIFEIEDRRHPVMEMVYNFFTFGLVGGVFIFFSVSISFLSLFSFSEIALPFTDLVLRMGWLYNLLNILIPLLFTLFLFYTLFRYISEKRMQRKVALVGALVYTALFEVAKWGVGLYLGYAFSAYRYFYSGYTIPVIIAIWAFYSAVLLVMSAIVARSYQQTFVERGISENPYTAIS, via the coding sequence GTGCAGAAGTATAAGAATTTCTGGCGCCGCATCGTAGATCTGTTAAAGAATAAGGACGTGTTTTTCAACGCGTCCGCGATCACCTTTAACCTCTTTATCTGCGCCGTACCCTTCGTCCTGCTGATGATTTCACTCATCGGCTACGTGCTTTCCTACGAGGACGCCTTCAACGAGATCCTGCGCTATGGACGGGAGCTTTTTCCCGCCTTTTCGCACGAGACGCAGAGCGGGGACGTCTTTGAGGGGGCGGTTACCCTGGAGAACCTGCTGAACCCCCTGGTCGGCGCGCGTCAGGTCTTCGGTATTTCGGGGGCCGTCATTCTGGTCTTCTTCTCCCAGGGCCTCTTCTACACCATCAAGCACGTGATCTTTGACATTTTTGAGATAGAAGACCGACGTCACCCGGTGATGGAGATGGTCTACAACTTTTTCACCTTCGGACTGGTGGGCGGGGTCTTTATCTTTTTCAGCGTCTCCATCTCCTTCCTCTCCCTCTTCTCCTTCAGCGAGATCGCCCTGCCCTTTACCGACCTGGTGCTGCGCATGGGGTGGCTCTACAACCTGCTGAACATTCTAATCCCGCTGCTGTTTACCCTATTCCTGTTCTACACCCTCTTCCGATACATCAGCGAAAAGCGCATGCAGCGCAAGGTGGCCCTGGTGGGCGCCCTGGTCTACACCGCCCTCTTTGAGGTTGCCAAATGGGGGGTGGGACTCTACCTGGGCTACGCCTTCAGCGCCTACCGATACTTCTACTCCGGCTACACCATTCCGGTCATCATCGCGATCTGGGCCTTCTATTCGGCGGTGCTGCTGGTGATGTCGGCTATCGTGGCGCGCTCCTACCAGCAGACCTTCGTCGAAAGAGGGATCTCTGAAAACCCGTATACAGCCATCTCTTAA